A DNA window from Castanea sativa cultivar Marrone di Chiusa Pesio chromosome 7, ASM4071231v1 contains the following coding sequences:
- the LOC142643727 gene encoding peroxidase 45-like: protein MESRSAILLSFLLLALLLTTTSAQLRSDFYKNTCPNVESLVHSAVTKKFQQTFVTAPATLRLFFHDCFVRGCDASVLIASPSEKDHPDDLSLAGDGFDTVIKAKAAVDSDSRCANKVSCADILALATRDVVVLAGGPSYTVELGRRDGRISTAAGVQRHLPHPNFNLDQLNAMFSSNGLTQTDMIALSGAHTIGFSHCGRFSNRIYKFSLKSRIDPTLNSAYALQLRQMCPINVDPRIAINMDPTTPNTFDNAYYKNLQQGKGLFSSDEILFTDTRSKSTVNLFASNNGAFQQAFVTAITKLGRVGVKTGNQGEIRRDCTRIN, encoded by the exons ATGGAATCTCGCAGTGCCattcttttgtcatttttgcttCTTGCTCTCCTTCTAACCACTACTTCAGCTCAACTTAGAAGTGATTTCTACAAGAACACATGCCCAAATGTTGAATCATTAGTCCACTCAGCTGTCACAAAAAAGTTCCAGCAGACCTTTGTTACTGCTCCAGCAACTCTTCGACTCTTTTTCCATGATTGCTTTGTTCGG GGATGTGATGCTTCAGTGTTGATTGCCTCACCATCAGAGAAGGATCACCCTGATGACCTTTCTCTTGCTGGTGATGGCTTTGACACTGTGATCAAAGCTAAGGCAGCTGTTGATAGTGATTCTCGGTGTGCAAACAAAGTTTCTTGTGCTGATATACTAGCTCTTGCCACTAGAGATGTGGTAGTATTG GCAGGGGGGCCATCATACACAGTCGAATTGGGAAGGCGTGATGGGAGGATATCTACTGCTGCCGGTGTTCAAAGGCATCTTCCTCATCCAAATTTCAATTTAGACCAGCTCAATGCCATGTTTAGCTCAAATGGTCTTACCCAGACAGATATGATTGCCTTATCAG GTGCACACACAATTGGGTTTTCTCATTGTGGCCGTTTCTCCAATCGAATCTACAAGTTTAGCCTGAAAAGCCGGATTGACCCGACACTAAATTCAGCTTATGCTTTGCAACTTAGGCAGATGTGTCCGATAAACGTTGATCCTAGAATTGCCATTAATATGGACCCAACCACACCTAATACATTCGACAATGCTTACTACAAAAACCTTCAGCAAGGAAAGGGTCTCTTCAGCTCTGATGAGATATTGTTTACAGATACAAGATCAAAGTCCACTGTTAACTTGTTTGCATCAAACAATGGAGCTTTTCAACAGGCCTTTGTGACTGCTATAACCAAACTAGGCCGAGTAGGGGTTAAGACTGGAAATCAAGGTGAAATTCGTCGTGATTGCACTCGAATTAACTAG
- the LOC142643559 gene encoding putative disease resistance protein RGA4: MADAILYGIVQTIIESLGSSTLQPIGSIWGVKDDLKKMKNTVLAIQAVLQDAEEQQVENHQVKHWLMNLRDAVYDADDLLSEFTTHVLQRQLMDGDKLVKKVRIFFSSSNPLVFNLEMARKLKAMRERFNDISNDRDQFQLKLVGCPLETRVVTRGRDQTHSFVPDEEVIGREKDKQAIIDLLLDHDVEDNVSFISIVGIGGLGKTTLAQYVFNDEKVQTKFELKIWVCVSDVFDIKTIVEMIIGSATGRKPENLDMDPLQNELRRTLNQKKYLLILDDVWNEDSENWCNLKRLLMGGAKESKVVITTRTKVVAEITSTISPYFLKGLSRDQSWLLLKKMAFKKSQETINSKLKEIGMDIVKTCQGVPLAIRTIGKVLFFKKTEDEWLHIKNTKLTDVTQLRDGIMPVLKLSYDYLPSHLKCCFAYCSLFPKDYLINKLKLIQLWIAQGFIQSPEENIQQEDVANEYFMELLWRSFFQEVEEDGGMNRWFKMHDLIHDLAQYVSRIDCTLVDSNAKKVNEEIRHLSFPFYNVSFFEENLSMLVKANKIRTFILAYNKRRYDQGTIEKSTLEKLMSTFGYLRALDLHGLNMKMLPNTIGTLMHLKYLDLSSNDMEELPSSITKLVNLQTLKLFACSELRELPVDIQNLVSLKHLDLKGCENLNHMPRGLGQLTSLQTLNLFVVSGGPVGSSQHCGGLAELNKLNGLRGKLEIKNLARLKDATSEFKAANLKEKQRLSELILKWNPEGDDGVDASDDENSMDSLQPHESLKSLEVKGYMGVSVSSWLSFLTNLVDLDIDDCKKCQYLPPLYQLPTLRKLRIWHMDGLEYMTDGDMNDEIFASTFFPSLERLYLVNCRNLKGWWRSVDKGNEATKTSTISASTNHYHQHMPYFPRLSYFRFRGCPKMTCMPLFPNLEEELYLRNSSWKALEETIEMNNRGGRASSFPSSSSSSSSSFSPPLSKLKELMLSLELESLPEEWFKNLTSLERLYIQWCPNLTSLPEGMSHLTSLQRLTIVDCPQLKQRCEKQNGEDWDKISHIPNLSIS, encoded by the coding sequence ATGGCTGATGCAATCCTGTATGGAATTGTGCAAACGATCATTGAAAGCTTGGGCTCCTCCACTCTCCAACCGATCGGATCAATTTGGGGTGTCAAAGATGATctcaaaaaaatgaagaacactGTTCTTGCTATTCAAGCTGTACTTCAGGATGCGGAGGAGCAACAGGTCGAGAATCACCAAGTAAAGCACTGGCTCATGAATCTCAGAGATGCAGTTTATGATGCGGATGACTTGTTGAGCGAGTTCACCACTCATGTGTTGCAGCGACAGCTAATGGATGGTGATAAACTTGTAAAGAAGGTACgcattttcttttctagttcAAATCCACTTGTTTTTAATCTTGAGATGGCTCGCAAACTAAAGGCTATGAGGGAGAGGTTTAATGATATATCAAATGATAGGGACCAATTTCAGTTGAAGTTGGTAGGTTGTCCTTTAGAGACGCGAGTTGTGACAAGGGGGAGGGATCAAACTCACTCTTTTGTACCTGATGAAGAAGTTATCGGGAGAGAAAAGGACAAGCAAGCCATCATAGATCTGTTGTTGGACCATGATGTGGAAGATAATGTTTCATTCATATCAATAGTAGGAATTGGTGGGCTAGGAAAAACCACACTGGCTCAATATGTATTCAATGATGAGAAGGTCCAAACTAAGTTTGAGTTGAAGATATGGGTGTGTGTCTCTGATGTCTTTGACATTAAAACAATTGTTGAAATGATAATTGGATCTGCAACCGGTAGAAAACCTGAAAACCTAGACATGGATCCATTGCAAAATGAACTTCGTAGAACTCTCAACCAAAAGAAGTACTTGCTTATATTGGATGATGTCTGGAATGAGGATAGTGAAAATTGGTGTAATTTGAAAAGACTTTTGATGGGTGGTGCAAAGGAAAGTAAGGTGGTGATAACTACCCGAACCAAGGTGGTTGCGGAGATTACTAGTACTATCTCACCGTATTTTCTGAAAGGCTTGTCAAGGGATCAATCTTGGTTATTATTGAAGAAAATGGCATTTAAAAAAAGCCAGGAGACCATCAATTCTAAGCTCAAAGAAATTGGGATGGACATAGTAAAAACATGTCAAGGAGTGCCTCTTGCTATAAGGACGATAGGAAAAGTCTTATTCTTCAAAAAAACTGAAGATGAGTGGTTACACATCAAGAATACTAAACTCACAGATGTCACTCAATTAAGAGATGGTATTATGCCagttttaaaattgagttaCGATTATCTCCCATCAcatttaaaatgttgttttgcCTATTGTTCATTGTTTCCCAAagattatttgattaataagtTGAAGTTGATACAATTATGGATAGCACAAGGGTTTATCCAATCACCTGAGGAGAACATTCAACAGGAGGATGTTGCCAATGAGTACTTCATGGAGTTACTTTGGAGATCCTTTTTccaagaagtagaagaagatgGAGGCATGAATAGGTGGTTTAAAATGCATGATTTAATCCATGATCTTGCACAATATGTATCAAGGATTGATTGTACATTGGTTGATTCCAATGCAAAAAAAGTGAACGAAGAAATACGCCATCTATCGTTTCCATTTTACAACGTTTCATTCTTTGAGGAAAATTTAAGCATGTTGGTTAAAGCAAACAAGATACGAACATTTATATTGGCATACAATAAGAGGAGGTATGATCAAGGAACAATTGAAAAATCAACTCTCGAAAAACTTATGTCTACTTTTGGATACTTGCGTGCATTAGACCTACATGGTTTAAATATGAAGATGTTGCCAAATACTATAGGTACTTTGATGCATCTAAAGTACCTTGATCTTTCCTCTAATGATATGGAGGAACTCCCTAGTTCTATTACAAAATTGGTGAATTTACAAACATTAAAGCTTTTTGCGTGTTCTGAGCTTAGGGAGTTACCGGTAGATATTCAAAATTTGGTCAGCCTCAAGCACCTTGACCTAAAAGGTTGTGAGAATTTGAATCATATGCCACGTGGATTAGGACAATTGACTTCTCTTCAAACATTAAACTTATTTGTTGTGAGCGGGGGTCCTGTAGGTTCTTCCCAGCATTGCGGTGGGCTAGCAGAATTAAACAAGCTAAATGGCTTGAGaggaaaattagaaattaaaaatttggcACGACTGAAAGATGCCACCTCAGAATTCAAGGCTGCAAATTTGAAGGAGAAGCAACGTCTCAGTGAGTTGATATTAAAGTGGAATCCAGAGGGTGATGATGGTGTAGATGCCAGTGATGATGAAAATTCCATGGATAGTCTCCAACCACACGAAAGTTTAAAATCTTTGGAAGTGAAGGGGTACATGGGTGTGAGCGTTTCAAGTTGGCTTTCATTCTTAACAAATCTCGTTGATTTAGATATAGACGATTGTAAGAAGTGCCAATACTTGCCACCGTTGTATCAACTCCCAACTCTCCGAAAACTACGTATTTGGCACATGGATGGTTTGGAGTACATGACAGACGGGGATATGAATGATGAGATATTTGCTTCAACATTTTTCCCATCCCTTGAGAGACTGTACCTCGTTAATTGCCGAAATCTAAAGGGATGGTGGAGGAGTGTGGATAAGGGGAATGAGGCAACAAAGACATCAACAATATCAGCATCAACTAATCACTATCACCAACACATGCCATACTTTCCGCGTCTTTCTTATTTTCGTTTCCGTGGTTGCCCTAAGATGACTTGCATGCCGCTATTTCCGAATCTTGAAGAAGAGCTTTATTTGAGGAATAGCAGTTGGAAGGCATTGGAAGAGACAATAGAGATGAATAACAGGGGAGGAAGGGCTTCTTCATTTCcgtcctcttcctcttcctcttcctcctccttctcCCCTCCTCTCTCCAAATTAAAGGAATTGATGTTGAGTCTGGAGTTGGAGTCTCTGCCAGAGGAGTGGTTTAAAAACCTAACTTCTCTTGAGAGATTATATATTCAGTGGTGTCCCAACCTGACGTCACTTCCCGAAGGGATGAGTCACCTCACCTCTTTACAGAGATTGACAATTGTGGACTGTCCCCAATTGAAGCAAAGATGCGAGAAGCAAAATGGAGAGGATTGGGATAAGATTTCTCACATCCCAAATCTTAGCATAAGTTGA